The Spirosoma oryzicola region GTACATAGTAGAAAGATGGCGTAATTTTGCGGTTCGTTTACGAAAACCATGCAATTAAAAGACCGCAACTATCAGATTCAGGGCGTTGATGTACTGGCCATTGCCGACCAATTCGGCTTGCCTTTGTACGTATACGATGCTAACAAAATTATCGAAAAAATAAGCTTACTTCGGTCGTCATTTTCCGGGGTTAACTTAAAAATAAAGTATGCGGCCAAAGCCCTGACGAATCTGTCGATCCTGAAGCTAATGCGCCAACAAGGCGTTGAGATGGATTCCGTGTCGGTCAACGAAGCACGCATGGGTTTGCTGGCAGGTTTCGAGCCGGGCCAGATTATGTTTACGCCCAGTGGTGTGTCGTTTGAGGAAATTCGCGAAGCGGTTGAGCTGGGTTTGCAGCTCAACGTCGATAGCTTGCCGTTGCTGGAATGGGTCGGTAAAACGTATGGCAGTACCGTGCCCGTCAGTATCCGCATCAATCCGCATATTGCCGAGGGAGGCAACATCAAGATTTCGACCGGCCATGCTGATTCCAAGTTCGGCATCTCGATTCTGCAACGGCCTGAAATCCGGGCACTCGTTGAGCAGTATCACCTGTCCGTCACCGGCCTGCACGTTCATACCGGATCGGATTTCAAGAATGCCAACGCGTTTCTGCGGGGAGCCGAGATCTTATTCGACTTAGCGAGCGATTATCCAGACCTGACGTTCATCGACTTTGGTAGCGGCTTCAAAGTGGCCTACAAGGAAGGCGATCATGTTACAGACATTGCCGATCTGGGCCAGAAGGTTTCGGAAACGTTTCAGCGCTTTTGTCAGCAATACGGTCGGGAATTGGAGCTGTGGTTTGAACCGGGCAAGTTTCTGGTCAGCGAATGCGGGCATTTGCTGGTACGGACTAATCTTGTCAAAGAAAACCCATCACGGACGTTCGCAGCCGTCGATTCCGGTCTGAACCACCTGATTCGGCCCATGATGTACGACGCTTATCACGACATCAAAAATGTTTCGAACCCACTAGGAGCCGAAAAGACGTATAACGTCGTTGGGTATATCTGCGAGACAGATACGTTCGCTACCGACCGACCACTCCCTGAAGTTCGCCCCGGCGACGTGTTGTCATTCGAAAATGCCGGTGCTTACGGCTTTAGCATGGCTTCGAATTACAACGCCCGCTTTCGGCCAGCCGAAGTACTGGTTTATGACGGAACTCCTTATTTGATTCGCCAGCGCGAGACATTCGACGATTTGCTGCGCGGACAGGTTGATGTTCCTGTGTTAAATTCGGAAGTAATAGAGCAATAAATACCGTTTATAGCGTTTCACGGAGCATCTGTATGGTTCATTGACCAATTGGAAAACCAACAGACCGCAGTGTTGAAACCATAAACTCATAAACTATCAATCAACAATGGGAAGAGCGTTTGAATACCGAAAGGCGCGTAAAATGAAGCGGTGGGGTCAGATGGCGAAGACCTTCACCCGCATCGGAAAAGATATCGTAATCGCCGTTAAAAGTGCTGGTCCTGATCCAGATACCAACGGTCGTCTGCGGGCCATTATCCAGAATGCGAAAGCGGCAAACATGCCGAAAGAAAACGTAGACCGTGCCATCAAAAAGGCTTCGTCGAAGGAGCAGGAGGATTATAAAGAAATCGTGTATGAAGCGTATGCACCTCATGGCATCGCGCTCGTCATCGAAACGGCGACCGACAACCACAACCGCACCGTAGCTAACGTGCGCAGCTACCTAAATAAACTGGGTGGTAGCCTGGGTACTCAAGGAATGCTTGACTTTCTCTTTGATCGTAAGTCTGTTTTCCGGATTCCGGCAGAAGGCGTCGATCAGGAAGAACTCGAACTGGAACTCATTGACGTGGGGGGCGACGAAATTGAATTTGACGAAGAAACAAACCAATTTGTTATCTACGGTGAGTTCACCGCTTTTGGTGCGATCCAGAAATTTTTGGAAGAAAAAGGGTTTGAGATCAAACAGGCTGAATTCGAACGGATTCCAAACGATTACAAAGAACTGACCGACGAAGAAGTTGCCGATGTTGAAAAACTCATCGAACGCATCGAAGAAGATGACGATGTACAGGTGGTTTATCACAACATGAAATAATACAGCGACGATTTACTCAGATAAAATCAAACGGCCTGCGTGATAACTCACGCAGGCCGTTTGATTTGTAGGGACTAAAATGGAATCTATCGCATACTGACGCCTTCGCGCAGGATTTGTACCCAACCTTTCAGGACCTGAGCCGGTGCAGCACGGTCCAGCACCGCATACCGCACACTCACCTGATAGTAGTACAACCCGCTCGGCAGGTCCGTACCGTCACTCGACTTGCCATTCCAGGCTAGGCTGGTATTACTGCCTTCGTAGACCTTGCTGCCATTCCGGTTGTAAACCACCAGGGCGACGCTCTCCACAAACCGGGGGCAACTCAAGGCCGCGAATACATCGTTCTTGCCGTCGCCGTTAGGCGTGAACACATTGGGCAACACAAACAACGGACACGCATCATTGCACACCCGGTTCGAGGGTAAACTCTCTACCCCCGAGCGGCTCACCGCCGTCACGTAGTAACAACCCGCTACGGTACTCAAGCTGCTGTGCTCGAAGCTGGTTGTCGGGGCGGGGATGCTCACTAACTCAGCGGGGGTGTCCTGCTCATAGCGACCGTAGTAGAGCTTGTAACCTACCACGTTGGGGTCACAAGTAGGACCAGTAGTGGGTGTCCAGCGCAGTTTGTTGGTAAAGCTGGTCTGGTTGCACAGACTTTCGGGGCTCAGGCTGGCGCAGTTCAGACTATCCAGCCCTAGCTGGGGAGGGCAAGGCCTGGTCGTGTCAGTGGGCGTGGCGCAGAGAATCTGGCTGTAGTTCTCGATGAATCGGATGCCAGCCAGCTTGGGGTCGGCATACGCCCCTCGTGTCATCACGCGATAGCAGTAGCTGCTGTCAGCGGACAACACCCGACTCGTATTGCCGTCTACCAGATACGTATCCGTACCCGTGTCGGTGAAGTTATAGCTCTGCGCTCCAGTAACGCGCACCTCGGCAATCTTGTTGAAAGGACCGTTAGGGCCTGACCGACTCCGGTACACATCATGCACCTGATTGTCATTGCTCCAGGGTACACTCGCCTGCCAGCTCAAGGTGACCTGACGCTGAGCCGGAGCCGCCGACAGCCGCACACTCGAAGCGCCCTCGGTCACATCCAGCCGCGTCAACCCACCGCCCGGAGCCGTGTAGTAAAACTCTACCCGGTAGCGGTAGGCGTTGGCCGTCGTGTTCAGCGCGCTCGTCGAGCTGCCTTTGTCCACGTAGACCGTGTCAGCCAGCCCCGCTTGCAGATTGGTGTTAATGGTGGCTACGGTCACAAAGTCAGTACCTGTCAAGCCAGTGGCCCGCTGCAAGCGGTACTGGTAAGGAGCGCCCAGATCGCCCGGTTGCAGGCCCAGCGGGCGGGTCCAGCGGACGGTGATTTGGCCTCGTTGGGTGTCGGTGCTGTCAACGGTGACTCGAGTCATGACCGGTGCCAGCAGGGGCAGTTCCAGACAGGCTTCGGTGGAGACCACGCTAAAGCCGCCGTTGTTGCCGATGCCGGGGTTGCGGGCCACGATGCGGTAGGAGTAGCTTACTCCCCGACGTAAGGCACTGGTGTCGATGTAGCTGGTAGCGGTGTACGGTATGCGGGCGATTTCCTGGTAGCCAAAGCTGGGGGCCAAGCCCGTCACACACTGCTGTGGAGTGATGGGTGTACAGCCTTCTTTGCGGTAGATGACGAGTTGAGTGGTGTCATTACCCGCGCCGAGGGCTGTCACACGCCCGCAGCTGTAGGCACTCCAGTTGAGCTGGATGGCTCGTCCGGCAGTGGTAGCGGTGGGCCGGGCGGTGAGGTTTTTGACCGAAGGGGCGTAGAGCCGGATGCGCAGGGTGGCGAAGGAGACCAGCGAAACAGCCCCGCGTCCGGGCACGTCGTTGACTTTGAGGGTAATGTCGTAGGGCTCGGCTCGGGCCTGATTGCAGTTGGTTTGCCAAGTAAAGGTCGCTGTAGCGGGTTGAGCTTGAGCCACCCCTCCATTGACCAGCCGGGCAAATTCGGGCGGAATGCGTAGATCGACTGGTAATGGCAAGCCATCGTTGTTGACATTGAGCGGTCCTCCATAACCAGTAATAATAACCCGCTGTCCGTCGGGGTCGGTGGCCGTGATGGCCTGCTGAATCAAGGTACCGGCTTCCACGCAGATTTCCGTTCCTACAATCAGAGGGCGTTTGTTGGGCTGGTCAATGACAATAATCTGCATGTCGCGCGTGATCTCCCCGATCTTTACGCCGTTACGCCATTCTTCGATAATAAAGGCAAAGTTGAATTGCCCCGCTTGGCCGGGAGAATCCCAGCACAAATCACCCGTTCGGGGGTCGATGCTAAAGGTAGGTGGTGAACTACCGTCTTCTTTAGCCGTACTGAAATTACTGGCAGGATCTAGATAAGCAGGAATAAAGCGGCTACGGCAGCTGTTTGCAATTCCTTCCTGAGGTCTGCTGAGCCGATATGCCAAGCTGTCACCATCGGCGTCGAAAGCGGCTGGATTGTGGCAGAATTTCTGACCAACGCGCGCCGAATCCAGTGGTGGGTTTAGCATCACCGGTGTCGAGTTGACCTGTAAGGCTGCGTTAATCAGAATGGTTGTCGACACGTAAAAGGTAAGCTGGTCAGAGCTGCCCGGCGGGGGTAGGTTTACAGTTCCTTTGTTTCGGTTCGCGATTTGTACCCCAATGGTATAGGTGGCTGGCCCCGCATAGGTATGCGTGGTAATGTAGGTATTAACGGATGAGGTACGTCCGTTGATGTAGCGACGAGCCGCTCGCCTTACGTCCGCCTGGGTTCCGTCGCCGAAGCAGAAGATGTACGAGCCGGCATCATCGGCGGCTGCTTTACCCGTTACTTCATCAAAATAAGTCGTTAGCGTTATTTCATACGTCAGGGAAGCTCCGGGTAATCGTCGGGTAGTGATTTCGCCAGCCCGCACGTGCGTAGCCTGACTGACAGTTGGCCACAAAATGGCCCCAATAGAGAAGGCAATCAGCCCAATTGTATAAATTAAACGCATAGAGTTATCGCATTTCATTTACAACGAATTCTCGTCATAAAAGTATATTTCTTTTATACGCAGAAAATGCCCGTTCTACTGCACAAGCGTATTTTTTTTCTACGCCAGCATCGGGTCACACTTTATAAAAGCCGCGTTGATTGAAAAGGGTTTTCCAGAAAAATCGTAGGAATATACCGACTTGCTGAGCAAACGCCCGCTGGTTCGTTAAATCCGACCAGGGCGAACGCCGGTCGCGTAGATTGACGGCAACTTTCCAGGCGAAAACAACGGGAATCATGAACACATAGTGAAGAATCAGTACGAGGTAGGCTCCTACACCATATTGCTTGCGGACCCACAATAATTGCGACACCTGAATTTGCGGTTTGAACCGGTTGATGTGCGTTACCACATGTTGTTGATTATTGTCGCTGCTGCCGTATTCGAGGTGAACAAAACTGGCGTCCTGAAGCAGCAGGAGCCTCCCTTGTTTTCCTAACCGATAGCCCCACTCAACGTCCTCACCATACATGAAAAAGTTTTCGTCTAGTCCGCCAGCGCGGGCAATCGTGGAAAGGCGTGTCATGAGGAAAGCCCCGGAAAGCCATTCTACCTGATTGGGGTCCGTAAAGTGAGGGTCGGGAATAAGCCGCTGAAGCCAATTCTGAAACGACGCTCCGGCAGGCAGGATGTAAAACGCCCGTCGCATCTGGCCGAAAGTCGTGTACAGGTTAGGGCGAAGCTGCCGGTCGGCTCCGCGTTGCAGGACACTTACGGCGGCTACATCTGATTGTTTGTCCAAGACCCCTACACAACGGGCCAGTACGTTGTCCATCAATAACGTATCCGAGTTCAAGAGCAAAACGTTTCGCGCCTTTGCCTGACCAATTCCGTAATTATTTGCCCGCGCAAAACCCGAATTATAACCCATATCGAACCAGCGTACCACTGGATAATGCGCCTGTATACGGCTTTGACTGTCATCTCCCGACTGATTATCAACAATGATAACCTCAAATTCGACATTTTTGGTGTGGGTGTAAATCGAAGCCAGACAGTTCAGAATCAGTTCCGGCGTTTTATAATTGACGATGACAATACTTAAATCGAGCAAGACCTGTTGAATTAGCGAGCCATAAAGATAGGCGAAAAGCGAGTAGGGTGAAAAGCAAGGATGTGGTCCTCTCTCTTCACCCTACTCGCTTTTCAGCTTGATCAGCTTAGTACAATACCCAGGTGTCTTTGCCTCCCCCACCCTGCGAGGAATTAACGACGAGTGAACCTTTGCGTAAAGCTACCCGTGTGAGACCACCCGGAATTACGTTGACACCATCGCCATACAGGATGTATGGGCGCAGGTCAACGTGGCGTCCCTCGGCACGGTCGCCAACGATACACGGCACCCGCGAGAGCGAAATGGTTGGTTGCGCAATGTAGTTTCGAGGGTTGTCCTGAATCTTCTTTCTGAACAGTTCGTGCTCTTCAGGAGTCGCTTTAGGGCCAATAAGCATCCCGTAACCACCGGCTTCGTTTGCTTCCTTTACAACCAGCTGTTCAATGTTTTCCAGTACGTATTTGCAGTCTTCCTCCTCCCGACATATATAGGTTTTGACGTTTGGAATGATCGGCTCCTCGCCCAGATAATATTGAATGATCCGGGGGACGTAAGCATAAATAACTTTATCGTCAGCAACGCCCGTGCCGGGTGCATTCGCCAGTGCTACGCGACCCTTTTTGTACACCTCAAAGATACCCGGTACGCCGATCATCGAATCAGGATTAAACGCTTGCGGGTCCAGAAAGGTGTCGTCGATACGCCGGTAAATTACATCAACAATCTGGAACCCTTTGGTAGTCCGCATCTTGACGTAGCCACCTGATACCACCAGATCACGCGCTTCTACCAGCTCGACGCCCATTTGCTGAGCCAGATAAGAATGCTCGAAGTAAGCCGAATTGTAAATACCCGGCGTCAGGACAACAACCGTGGGGTTGGGTCGGTCGGCAATGTACTGAAGCATCTGGAGCAACCGCATCGGATAATCCGAAACAGGCCGAACACCGGTCTGCGTCAACACTTCGGGGAACGTTTGCTTCGAAAGCTCCCGATTTTCGAGCATGTACGATACGCCCGATGGACAACGCAGGTTATCTTCCAGCACCATAAACTCGCCGTCATCGCCCCGAATAAGGTCTGTTCCGGTAATATGGCACCAGATTCCTTTCGGCGGACGAACACCCAGGCAAGGTTGCAGAAAGGACTGACTGGATTCGATCAGATCGCGCGGTACAACGCCGTCGTTCAGGATTCGTTGTTCGTTATAAACATCATCAAGAAACATATTCAGCGCCTTGATCCGCTGAATTAATCCGGCTTCCAGCTTATTCCATTCAGCCGATTCGATTACGCGCGGAATGATATCGATGGGCATAATACGTTCTGTACCTTCTCCTTCTGAATACACATTGAAGGTGATGCCCATGCTCATCAAAGCACGCTCAGCCGCGTGTTGACGGCCAACAATATCCTCGCGGCTTAGCTGTTCGACGCGCTGCTGAAAAGGAGCGCAGCCCGCCCGAACCTGGGACTGGCCGTCAAACATTTCATCGAAAAAGCTCTCGGTCTGGTAATCCTCAAAGGTGAAATTAGCTGTTGGCTGACCCTGCGACTGAGTCATACCGTTCATTGTCTGCGATTGAAATTTTGCGGTGGATTTTTGTTTCATGGAACAATATATTGCCGTTTACCGAAAGGACAAAATAGATGAGTAGTTTAAATGCTATTGTACAAATACGACACCGGAAAAGACAGAAAATACAGACAGGCTTACCCTGCTGGACATTTCTATTTGTTAACCTGATAAAAGAATCACAGCCTCACCCCTATGTATTTTTCTATGTACTGAGCAACGAGTGACGCTCGAGCGTACAAGAGAATGAACAAGTGCCGTAGAGTCAATAGTGATTTTTACGGTCAATTGTTTCAGCCTGTTTTAATCTAGCCAGCCTTCAGATACGTTCTTTGGGGCTTTTTTAACATTTTTTAAGGGTAATGCAACAGTAGAAATACATAGCGCGTATCGGCAATAGAATTAGCAGAAAGGTCCGTTGCTGGCTCTCAGGTCTGTTAATCAACTAACAAAACCAACCCTATTTTTATGAAAACCCTGCTTGCTTTTAGTTGCGTTGCCGCTATCGTATTAAGTCTGAACGCCTGCAACCGCAACTCGGTAGACCCGTCTACGACCACTGCCTCTGCCCGTTCGGGATCGGGTCCTAGTTCTACGACAGCCGGACCTCGCAGTCTGACGACCGTAGACGTATCGAGTCTTCCCGCTACGATTACAACGTACATTAGTGCAAATTATGCCGGAGCTACCGTCAAAGAAGCCAAGAAAAACGCCGAAGGTAGCTACCTGGTTATGATTACGGTGAACAGCACTGTAAAGCTACTGGCCTTTAAAGCGGATGGCTCTTTCGACAAGGAATTTGACGGCAAAGGGGGACACGCTCGTGGCGACTCAGCGCATCGTCCTAAACACGCTCCCGGCGATTCGACGCATCACCCTAAACCAGCACCTGGCGATTCGGTTCGTCACAACAGACCCGGTCAAGGCCCAGCCGTAACGGTGATTAATGCATCGAGTTTGCCCGCTGCTATTACGACTTATATCACGACCAATTATGCCGGAGTAACGATCGAAAAAGCCGCTCAGGACAAAAAGAGTAATGATTATGTCGTATTGGTTAAAACCGCCGACAGTAAGCGTGTGATGCTGTTGTTCGGCTCAGACGGCGCCTTCAAGAAGGCCGTTACCGGTAAATAACCGCCTAGGTTTTCGTTGGAATTATCCACAACGATACGCCATGTCTTCAAGATATGGCGTATCGCTTATTGAATCAAAATCTCATACTCAGCTACAGACGAACACCGAACCGTTCGCCTAACTCTTCCAGACTTTTGATAACGGGTTCCAGCACCGGAATTCCGTTAGCAAGTCGCTCGGCTTCCATCATTCGCTCCGGATCGCCAGGAA contains the following coding sequences:
- the lysA gene encoding diaminopimelate decarboxylase; translated protein: MQLKDRNYQIQGVDVLAIADQFGLPLYVYDANKIIEKISLLRSSFSGVNLKIKYAAKALTNLSILKLMRQQGVEMDSVSVNEARMGLLAGFEPGQIMFTPSGVSFEEIREAVELGLQLNVDSLPLLEWVGKTYGSTVPVSIRINPHIAEGGNIKISTGHADSKFGISILQRPEIRALVEQYHLSVTGLHVHTGSDFKNANAFLRGAEILFDLASDYPDLTFIDFGSGFKVAYKEGDHVTDIADLGQKVSETFQRFCQQYGRELELWFEPGKFLVSECGHLLVRTNLVKENPSRTFAAVDSGLNHLIRPMMYDAYHDIKNVSNPLGAEKTYNVVGYICETDTFATDRPLPEVRPGDVLSFENAGAYGFSMASNYNARFRPAEVLVYDGTPYLIRQRETFDDLLRGQVDVPVLNSEVIEQ
- a CDS encoding PepSY-like domain-containing protein yields the protein MKTLLAFSCVAAIVLSLNACNRNSVDPSTTTASARSGSGPSSTTAGPRSLTTVDVSSLPATITTYISANYAGATVKEAKKNAEGSYLVMITVNSTVKLLAFKADGSFDKEFDGKGGHARGDSAHRPKHAPGDSTHHPKPAPGDSVRHNRPGQGPAVTVINASSLPAAITTYITTNYAGVTIEKAAQDKKSNDYVVLVKTADSKRVMLLFGSDGAFKKAVTGK
- a CDS encoding YebC/PmpR family DNA-binding transcriptional regulator, which encodes MGRAFEYRKARKMKRWGQMAKTFTRIGKDIVIAVKSAGPDPDTNGRLRAIIQNAKAANMPKENVDRAIKKASSKEQEDYKEIVYEAYAPHGIALVIETATDNHNRTVANVRSYLNKLGGSLGTQGMLDFLFDRKSVFRIPAEGVDQEELELELIDVGGDEIEFDEETNQFVIYGEFTAFGAIQKFLEEKGFEIKQAEFERIPNDYKELTDEEVADVEKLIERIEEDDDVQVVYHNMK
- a CDS encoding gliding motility-associated C-terminal domain-containing protein, with translation MRLIYTIGLIAFSIGAILWPTVSQATHVRAGEITTRRLPGASLTYEITLTTYFDEVTGKAAADDAGSYIFCFGDGTQADVRRAARRYINGRTSSVNTYITTHTYAGPATYTIGVQIANRNKGTVNLPPPGSSDQLTFYVSTTILINAALQVNSTPVMLNPPLDSARVGQKFCHNPAAFDADGDSLAYRLSRPQEGIANSCRSRFIPAYLDPASNFSTAKEDGSSPPTFSIDPRTGDLCWDSPGQAGQFNFAFIIEEWRNGVKIGEITRDMQIIVIDQPNKRPLIVGTEICVEAGTLIQQAITATDPDGQRVIITGYGGPLNVNNDGLPLPVDLRIPPEFARLVNGGVAQAQPATATFTWQTNCNQARAEPYDITLKVNDVPGRGAVSLVSFATLRIRLYAPSVKNLTARPTATTAGRAIQLNWSAYSCGRVTALGAGNDTTQLVIYRKEGCTPITPQQCVTGLAPSFGYQEIARIPYTATSYIDTSALRRGVSYSYRIVARNPGIGNNGGFSVVSTEACLELPLLAPVMTRVTVDSTDTQRGQITVRWTRPLGLQPGDLGAPYQYRLQRATGLTGTDFVTVATINTNLQAGLADTVYVDKGSSTSALNTTANAYRYRVEFYYTAPGGGLTRLDVTEGASSVRLSAAPAQRQVTLSWQASVPWSNDNQVHDVYRSRSGPNGPFNKIAEVRVTGAQSYNFTDTGTDTYLVDGNTSRVLSADSSYCYRVMTRGAYADPKLAGIRFIENYSQILCATPTDTTRPCPPQLGLDSLNCASLSPESLCNQTSFTNKLRWTPTTGPTCDPNVVGYKLYYGRYEQDTPAELVSIPAPTTSFEHSSLSTVAGCYYVTAVSRSGVESLPSNRVCNDACPLFVLPNVFTPNGDGKNDVFAALSCPRFVESVALVVYNRNGSKVYEGSNTSLAWNGKSSDGTDLPSGLYYYQVSVRYAVLDRAAPAQVLKGWVQILREGVSMR
- a CDS encoding glycosyltransferase family 2 protein; translation: MLDLSIVIVNYKTPELILNCLASIYTHTKNVEFEVIIVDNQSGDDSQSRIQAHYPVVRWFDMGYNSGFARANNYGIGQAKARNVLLLNSDTLLMDNVLARCVGVLDKQSDVAAVSVLQRGADRQLRPNLYTTFGQMRRAFYILPAGASFQNWLQRLIPDPHFTDPNQVEWLSGAFLMTRLSTIARAGGLDENFFMYGEDVEWGYRLGKQGRLLLLQDASFVHLEYGSSDNNQQHVVTHINRFKPQIQVSQLLWVRKQYGVGAYLVLILHYVFMIPVVFAWKVAVNLRDRRSPWSDLTNQRAFAQQVGIFLRFFWKTLFNQRGFYKV
- a CDS encoding circularly permuted type 2 ATP-grasp protein, whose protein sequence is MKQKSTAKFQSQTMNGMTQSQGQPTANFTFEDYQTESFFDEMFDGQSQVRAGCAPFQQRVEQLSREDIVGRQHAAERALMSMGITFNVYSEGEGTERIMPIDIIPRVIESAEWNKLEAGLIQRIKALNMFLDDVYNEQRILNDGVVPRDLIESSQSFLQPCLGVRPPKGIWCHITGTDLIRGDDGEFMVLEDNLRCPSGVSYMLENRELSKQTFPEVLTQTGVRPVSDYPMRLLQMLQYIADRPNPTVVVLTPGIYNSAYFEHSYLAQQMGVELVEARDLVVSGGYVKMRTTKGFQIVDVIYRRIDDTFLDPQAFNPDSMIGVPGIFEVYKKGRVALANAPGTGVADDKVIYAYVPRIIQYYLGEEPIIPNVKTYICREEEDCKYVLENIEQLVVKEANEAGGYGMLIGPKATPEEHELFRKKIQDNPRNYIAQPTISLSRVPCIVGDRAEGRHVDLRPYILYGDGVNVIPGGLTRVALRKGSLVVNSSQGGGGKDTWVLY